The proteins below are encoded in one region of Bifidobacterium catenulatum DSM 16992 = JCM 1194 = LMG 11043:
- a CDS encoding inositol monophosphatase family protein: MELRQIALEVARILQDAGKHALNDQTNPHDMRRLEVSEDCFHFTSNTDERLQQFISNRLTYVDVFDGFWQLRPEQCYPGQRYWCVGGIDGVINFARNMPEWTITVTLFEFNEQCSAQPILSIVHAPALGLTYLAVRGSGAIRIRKTPLGDKREKIIPSTTSSLDGSVVSFGMSPVSSESQRALDVVAKIAGRPADIKRVGPASLDLCKVADGTYDAYFEPHLHEWDVPAVSAGAVVIWEAQGHLTQWNGEGVHWRQENDVVATNGLITNDLSQYLA, from the coding sequence ATGGAACTGAGGCAAATCGCCCTCGAAGTCGCCCGCATCCTGCAGGACGCAGGCAAGCATGCGTTGAACGACCAGACGAATCCGCACGACATGAGAAGGCTGGAAGTGTCCGAAGACTGCTTCCACTTCACTTCAAACACCGACGAGCGCCTACAGCAGTTCATCAGCAACCGTCTGACCTATGTCGACGTGTTCGATGGCTTCTGGCAGCTGAGACCGGAGCAGTGCTATCCCGGCCAACGATACTGGTGCGTGGGCGGCATCGACGGCGTGATCAATTTCGCACGCAACATGCCGGAATGGACCATCACCGTGACATTATTCGAATTCAACGAACAGTGCTCCGCACAGCCGATCCTTTCGATCGTGCACGCTCCGGCGCTGGGATTGACGTATCTTGCGGTGCGTGGATCCGGTGCGATCCGTATTCGTAAGACCCCATTGGGAGACAAACGCGAGAAAATCATTCCTTCCACCACGTCGTCCCTCGATGGTTCGGTGGTGAGTTTCGGCATGTCTCCGGTGTCGTCCGAATCACAGCGCGCGCTCGATGTGGTGGCGAAGATCGCCGGGCGTCCTGCCGATATTAAACGTGTCGGCCCGGCGTCCCTTGATTTGTGCAAGGTGGCCGATGGCACGTACGACGCGTATTTCGAACCGCACTTGCATGAGTGGGACGTGCCTGCCGTGTCTGCCGGTGCCGTGGTGATTTGGGAGGCGCAAGGCCATCTGACTCAGTGGAACGGCGAAGGCGTTCACTGGCGTCAGGAGAACGATGTGGTGGCCACCAACGGCCTAATCACCAACGATTTGAGCCAGTATTTGGCATAG
- a CDS encoding ubiquitin-like protein Pup translates to MPQEFDQAQSASAGQEVGDIVESAGVQVDGTTDALDAVLDDIQSVLESNAEEYVGSFVQKGGE, encoded by the coding sequence ATGCCTCAGGAATTTGACCAGGCTCAATCCGCATCCGCAGGCCAAGAGGTGGGCGACATTGTCGAATCCGCCGGCGTGCAAGTCGACGGAACCACTGATGCGTTGGATGCCGTGCTTGACGACATCCAATCGGTGCTTGAGTCCAATGCCGAGGAATATGTCGGTAGTTTCGTGCAAAAAGGCGGCGAATGA
- the pafA gene encoding Pup--protein ligase — protein MPQLRDSGNHSSSPLDAGTLREVHSFARIFGIETEYGVSVTGADAPCDASQTAMMMFQPIIASARSTNTYIENGSRLYLDVGSHPEYATSEACDPMDALAVDAAGELVMRDLALDAQQRLRSTHGAHATVHVFKNNVDSAGHSFGCHENYLVRRFVPLEVIEHELLPFLITRQLFTGAGRVTKSGFQITQRADFLDEAVSSATTRSRPMVNTRDEPHADPDAFRRLHVIIGDSNRSQWATMMKLATTHLVLCVIEQAGREGRESGFSRFAFADASAANRAVSRDMSGVTASFDMADGSTLQGGAVAMQERYLQAVEQFVDEHPEVASSLPRTDVHDVIRQWRNALEIFRSGNVDALSDKVDWVCKHRLFEALRTRSGGNITQRKLEQLDLDYHDVANGALYDSLLRRGTLHSLIGDWQAQEARTTPPADTRAALRGRFVGAAKAYGAQYSCDWTRLSLQSPQKMDMVLLDPFQCEGNEDFQAMLDALA, from the coding sequence ATGCCACAGCTGCGAGACAGCGGCAATCATTCCTCGTCTCCGCTTGATGCGGGAACATTGCGTGAGGTTCATTCTTTCGCCCGTATTTTCGGCATTGAAACCGAATACGGCGTCAGTGTTACCGGTGCGGATGCGCCATGCGACGCCAGCCAGACGGCAATGATGATGTTCCAACCGATCATTGCCTCCGCGCGATCGACCAATACGTATATTGAAAACGGTTCGCGACTGTATCTTGATGTCGGATCGCATCCTGAATACGCCACGTCCGAGGCCTGCGATCCCATGGATGCTCTGGCCGTGGATGCTGCTGGCGAACTGGTGATGCGCGACCTTGCGTTGGACGCCCAGCAGAGGCTCCGTTCCACTCATGGGGCGCATGCCACAGTGCATGTGTTCAAAAACAACGTGGATTCCGCGGGGCATTCGTTCGGTTGCCATGAAAACTATCTGGTACGTCGATTTGTGCCGTTGGAAGTCATTGAACATGAATTGCTGCCGTTCCTGATTACCAGGCAGCTGTTCACTGGTGCCGGGCGCGTAACGAAATCGGGTTTCCAGATCACGCAGCGCGCCGATTTTCTGGATGAGGCCGTTTCATCGGCGACCACAAGATCGCGTCCAATGGTCAACACCAGGGACGAGCCGCACGCCGATCCTGACGCTTTCCGCAGACTGCACGTGATCATAGGGGATTCGAATCGTTCCCAATGGGCCACGATGATGAAGCTTGCCACCACGCATCTGGTGTTGTGCGTCATCGAACAGGCGGGACGTGAAGGGCGTGAGTCGGGATTCTCACGTTTCGCGTTCGCGGATGCCAGCGCCGCCAATCGTGCGGTCAGCCGCGATATGAGCGGCGTGACTGCTTCGTTCGACATGGCCGACGGATCGACGTTGCAGGGTGGTGCCGTAGCCATGCAGGAACGTTATCTGCAGGCTGTGGAACAGTTCGTGGATGAGCATCCGGAAGTGGCTTCGTCGTTGCCGCGCACCGATGTGCACGATGTGATTCGTCAGTGGCGCAATGCGTTGGAAATATTCCGTTCCGGCAATGTGGATGCCTTGAGCGACAAGGTGGACTGGGTATGCAAGCATCGCCTGTTCGAAGCGCTGCGTACCCGTTCCGGTGGGAATATTACACAGCGCAAATTGGAGCAACTGGATTTGGATTATCATGACGTGGCCAATGGTGCGTTGTATGACTCGTTGCTTCGTCGTGGGACTTTGCACTCATTGATTGGCGATTGGCAGGCTCAGGAGGCCCGCACCACGCCTCCGGCAGACACGCGTGCCGCATTGCGTGGTAGGTTTGTCGGCGCGGCCAAGGCATATGGCGCGCAGTATTCCTGTGATTGGACCAGATTGTCGTTGCAGTCGCCGCAGAAGATGGACATGGTCTTGCTTGATCCATTTCAATGTGAAGGGAACGAGGATTTCCAAGCCATGCTTGATGCTTTGGCATAA